From the genome of Vulpes lagopus strain Blue_001 chromosome 2, ASM1834538v1, whole genome shotgun sequence, one region includes:
- the SRP14 gene encoding signal recognition particle 14 kDa protein — protein MVLLESEQFLTELTRLFQKCRLSGSVFITLKKYDGRTKPIPRKGSVEGFEPSDNKCLLRATDGKKKISTVVSSKEVNKFQMAYSNLLRANMDGLKKRDKKSKSKKSKAAQ, from the exons ATGGTGCTGCTGGAGAGCGAGCAG TTCCTGACGGAGCTGACCAGACTCTTCCAGAAGTGCCGGCTGTCGGGCAGCGTGTTCATCACCCTGAAGAAGT ATGATGGTCGAACTAAACCCATTCCAAGGAAGGGTTCTGTAGAGGGCTTTGAGCCCTCAGACAACAAGTGTCTGTTAAGAGCTACTGATGGGAAAAAGAAGATCAGCACTGTG gtGAGCTCCAAAGAAGTAAACAAGTTTCAGATG GCTTACTCAAACCTATTGAGAGCTAACATGGATGGACTGAAGAAGAGGGACAAAAAGAGCAAGAGTAAGAAGAGCAAAGCAGCACAGTGA